A genomic stretch from Bos mutus isolate GX-2022 chromosome 4, NWIPB_WYAK_1.1, whole genome shotgun sequence includes:
- the ARL4A gene encoding ADP-ribosylation factor-like protein 4A, with protein MGNGLSDQTSILSSLPSFQSFHIVILGLDCAGKTTVLYRLQFNEFVNTVPTKGFNTEKIKVTLGNSKTVTFHFWDVGGQEKLRPLWKSYTRCTDGIVFVVDSVDVERMEEAKTELHKITRISENQGVPVLIVANKQDLRNSLSLSEIEKLLAMGELSSSTPWHLQPTCAIIGDGLKEGLEKLHDMIIKRRKMLRQQKKKR; from the coding sequence ATGGGGAATGGACTGTCAGACCAGACTTCTATCCTGTCCAGCCTGCCTTCATTTCAGTCCTTCCACATTGTTATCCTGGGTTTGGACTGTGCAGGAAAGACAACCGTGTTATACAGGCTGCAGTTCAATGAATTTGTAAATACCGTGCCTACCAAAGGATTTAACACGGAAAAAATTAAGGTAACCTTGGGAAATTCTAAAACAGTCACTTTCCACTTCTGGGATGTAGGTGGTCAGGAGAAGTTAAGGCCACTCTGGAAGTCATACACCAGATGCACAGATGGCATTGTGTTTGTCGTGGACTCTGTTGATGTTGAAAGGATGGAAGAAGCTAAAACTGAACTTCATAAAATAACAAGGATATCAGAAAATCAAGGGGTCCCTGTGCTTATAGTTGCTAACAAACAAGACCTGAGGAACTCACTGTCTCTCTCAGAAATTGAGAAATTGTTAGCAATGGGTGAACTGAGCTCGTCAACTCCCTGGCATTTGCAGCCCACCTGTGCAATCATAGGCGATGGACTGAAGGAGGGACTTGAGAAACTACATGATATgataattaaaagaagaaaaatgttgcggcaacagaaaaagaaaagatga